The Thermomicrobiales bacterium DNA window ACGGGTGGTCGACGCCACCGACCTGAAGACCGGCGGTCCGGACGGCAAGAGCCCGCAGATCATGCCGGAGCATGTGCTGGCGCACGAAGAGAAGCACGGCAAACTGGAACCCGGCGATATCGTTCTGTTCCGGAGCGACTGGGACGATTTCTATCTGCCGATGCCGGACGGCGGCGCGTATGCGGCCGATCCATTCCTGTCCGGAAAGGGACAGGGTTGGCCCGCGCCGGGGATTCCCTGCCTGGAGTTGCTGCTGGAGCGCGGGGTGACGACATTGGGGCTGGATGGCGTGAGCGTCGGTGGGGTGGACGACCCAGCGCCAGCGCATCATTTCGGATTGGGCAAAGGAATGCTCTACATCGAGCTGCTGGCGAATCTGAAATCGATCCCCGAGCGAGGCGCCTATTTCGTCTATCTGCCGTTGAACATTCGGGGCGGAAGCGCTGGTCCGGGCCGGGCGGTGGCATTGGTGCCGGCGGGGGCCTGAGTCCGGAGTCCTGGGTTCTGAGTCCGGAGCCCGGAGTCCTGAGTCCGGAGACGTTTCCGCGTATCCGGGCTTGAGTGTTTCTCTGACAACTGACGACTGACTACTGACGACCAGCAACGAGCAACTCGACCGTCTCCGGACTCAGGACCCCGAACCCGTCTACGCGTCCAGCAACGGTTGATCGGCGTCGTCGACGGCCGCCTCATGGTGGTGGGTGACACGGACCAGAGCGGCGCGGTAGCCGTCCATCGCTTTGACTTCCATGATGAGCGGACCGATGGTGACCACATCGCCGGTGACGGGGATGCGCTCGAGGGCATCGGTGACCAGACCGCCGACCGACTCGGCATCGACCTCACCGAGCGCCGAGCGGGAGAGATCGAGCCGGTCGAGCAGGTCGAGCAAGGAAAGCCGGCCGTCCACGTCGAAGACATCGGGCTGGATCTCATGCAGCGGTTCGTAGCCGGGGTCGAACTCGTCGGAAATCTCGCCGACCAGCTCCTCGATCAGGTCCTCCAGCGTCACGATCCCGGCCAAGCCGCCGTATTCGTCGACCACGATGGCGATGTGTGTGCGCTGGGATCGCAGGTCCTGCAAGGTGTCGTCGATCGGGCGCGTTTCCGGCACCACGAAGGCGGGACGCACCAGCTCAGCGGCTGGCATGGCTCCGGCGTTGGGATTGTCGAAGAGCAGCCGGAAACAGTCTTTGATGTGCAGCACGCCAATGATGTCGTCTGGAGTGTCGCGGTAGACCGGCAAGCGTGAGAACCCCGTGCGGAAAAAGATACGCATCGCCTCGTGCAACGTCATATCGCC harbors:
- a CDS encoding cyclase family protein, whose amino-acid sequence is MSDQGGFAALAAALGNVEIVDLTVPLAEGLPGNWPTHMPFQRKVYNWYAPQSHPQQPFHGFRGPYYTAFLMLDEHCGTHIDSPAHFIPPPDSGLPHASEWGLVTLDKVPLARMMGPARVVDATDLKTGGPDGKSPQIMPEHVLAHEEKHGKLEPGDIVLFRSDWDDFYLPMPDGGAYAADPFLSGKGQGWPAPGIPCLELLLERGVTTLGLDGVSVGGVDDPAPAHHFGLGKGMLYIELLANLKSIPERGAYFVYLPLNIRGGSAGPGRAVALVPAGA